Proteins found in one Vallitalea guaymasensis genomic segment:
- a CDS encoding ABC transporter ATP-binding protein, whose protein sequence is MKPNPKKNKSQGVLIKYFKLYKFHFLVGFLSLLTVDLFQLQIPVITGNITDGLQSGNYEFSNLLNQVLTLLLIGLLIACFRFIWRYFIFGTSRKIEYGLRNDFFGHLEKLSLRFFNEHKTGDLMAHATNDLNAIRMMVGPGVLMSLDAITLCVLVIYQMITKISLNLTLVAIIPLPLIAIGGIFFGRAIRARFKDKQEAFAHMSEMVQENISGVQVVKAFVQETKEIKAFNETNKNNYDKNMRVIKLFAIMNPLAMLVTGLSIAIVLGYGGYMTMLGNITLGDFVAFTQYLLMLVWPMIAFGWCINIMSHGLASLSRFQNILDEKPEIIDEETVKQIDSIKGDIVIDNLTFNYPGSGLKELDNISVTVNKGETLGIVGRTGSGKTTLVNMLLRMYNPPRGTIFIDDVDIMDIPLKVLRHSIGYVPQDNFLFSDTISRNIAFGVIETSDEYIECAAKNANVHDNIIEFSNKYATVVGERGVTLSGGQKQRISIARALIKDPAIMILDDSVSAVDTNTEEQILNHIKEERKDKTTIIIAHRISTIQNSDKIIVIDEGKIIESGTHDSLVEQKGLYYNMVEKQQLEKELEKE, encoded by the coding sequence ATGAAACCTAATCCTAAGAAAAATAAGTCACAAGGGGTATTGATAAAATATTTTAAACTATATAAATTCCATTTTTTAGTAGGATTCCTTTCCTTACTTACAGTTGATTTGTTTCAATTGCAGATACCTGTAATAACAGGGAATATAACTGACGGATTACAGAGTGGTAATTATGAATTCAGTAATTTATTGAATCAAGTTCTTACCCTATTATTGATAGGTCTTTTGATAGCTTGTTTTAGATTTATATGGAGATACTTCATTTTTGGAACATCAAGAAAGATTGAATATGGTCTTAGAAATGATTTCTTTGGTCATTTGGAAAAGCTGTCACTAAGGTTTTTTAATGAACATAAGACAGGGGATCTGATGGCACATGCCACCAATGATTTGAATGCAATCAGAATGATGGTAGGTCCAGGTGTCTTAATGTCTTTGGATGCTATTACATTATGTGTATTAGTAATCTATCAGATGATTACTAAGATAAGTCTTAACTTGACATTGGTAGCTATAATACCTTTGCCCCTAATAGCTATTGGAGGTATTTTCTTCGGAAGAGCAATAAGAGCTAGGTTCAAAGATAAACAGGAAGCTTTTGCTCATATGTCAGAAATGGTACAAGAAAACATATCAGGAGTACAGGTAGTAAAAGCTTTTGTCCAAGAAACCAAAGAAATAAAAGCATTCAATGAAACCAATAAAAATAATTATGATAAAAATATGCGTGTTATAAAATTATTTGCAATAATGAATCCATTAGCTATGTTAGTCACAGGTCTTAGTATAGCCATTGTTCTAGGCTATGGAGGATATATGACAATGCTTGGCAACATAACTCTTGGAGATTTTGTGGCGTTTACACAATATCTGCTTATGTTAGTATGGCCAATGATTGCTTTTGGCTGGTGTATTAACATTATGTCTCACGGCTTAGCGTCATTATCTAGATTTCAAAATATATTAGATGAAAAACCAGAAATTATTGATGAAGAAACAGTTAAACAGATAGACTCTATCAAAGGTGATATTGTCATTGATAACCTTACATTCAATTATCCCGGCTCAGGGCTTAAGGAACTTGATAATATATCAGTCACTGTTAACAAAGGTGAAACTTTGGGTATTGTTGGTAGGACTGGAAGCGGTAAAACTACTTTGGTGAATATGCTTCTTAGAATGTATAACCCGCCGAGAGGAACGATTTTTATTGATGATGTGGATATTATGGATATACCGTTGAAAGTTTTACGTCATTCCATTGGATATGTTCCACAAGATAATTTCTTGTTTTCAGATACAATATCAAGGAATATAGCTTTTGGAGTAATAGAGACTAGTGATGAATATATAGAATGTGCAGCTAAAAATGCCAATGTACATGATAATATAATAGAATTCTCCAATAAATATGCTACTGTTGTAGGTGAAAGAGGGGTTACCCTATCAGGTGGACAGAAACAACGTATATCTATAGCAAGAGCATTAATAAAAGACCCTGCAATCATGATTCTAGATGATTCTGTATCTGCTGTTGATACTAATACAGAAGAACAGATTCTTAATCATATCAAGGAAGAAAGAAAAGATAAAACAACAATAATAATAGCCCATAGAATCTCAACAATACAGAACTCAGATAAGATTATTGTCATTGATGAGGGTAAAATCATTGAGTCAGGAACTCATGATAGTCTAGTAGAACAAAAAGGGCTTTACTATAATATGGTTGAGAAACAACAACTGGAAAAAGAGTTGGAGAAGGAATAG